TCCAAGGACCTTCTTCaagtgcctcctccatgagaacaggcctttttggtggtggttctTCATTTGTagactgctctccccagggaggctcagctggatgccttcattacatatctttaggcaccagacaaaaacgtttctctataactaggcctttggctgattaacattctatggccctTTAAacgtgttgggtgtgtgtgttattgctttgtttttgttttattatgcactttgtgttctcattttgtattctgaagttgtgaacagccctgttatcttcagatgaagggcagtatgcaaatttaataaataaataaataaataaatgtataaatactTTAAGCATAAAATTAAAGAAGAGAAACATAAGAATGTAGTTACCTTGGCGACCTTCATCATTGGTAAAAAGGCCAGTGTCACTACTGCTGCACACACTACTGGTTTCACTGAAAAGAGAACAGAGAAAATTAAGCACAAATGCAATTGATATAATCCACTTTGCAAAAACTCTTCACTGCAGGAGGGTCTCAAAGCACTTTCTAGACAGCACACAATAATGGTATTGCTTTATTCGTCTTTACAGCCTGGTTGACCCACACATGGGATGTCAGGAGACACTTAAATGAGCAGCACAGTGGTGGCCTATCAATTTAGATGAGTATCACATATGAATCTTATAAAGGGTTTTGATATACAGTAATCCTAAAAAGCAAATTAGTTTAGAGACATTGATTAATATTCCTGCAGATGCTATTTTACTAAGAAAGAAACCAGGAGAGGGTAAGCAAACAGGTGTTTCAGTTACCCAATTATGGGAGAGTaagtgttattattattgttataaattaaatttgtatgctgctctTCATCCGTACAGGAAGGGCGGTTCACAATatgaaaatacaagataaaaattgTTAATGTGTGCCAATGACATCTAGCTGCTTTATACTCTATTTCTTCTTCTCCTACAGTCATAATGAAGAATATAGTGCAAACACAATGGTAATACTGTGTATTAACACCTCCACTGTCAAAAgtagtatgtttctgaataccagttttctgggaatcacaggtagaCAGGATGCtactgcattcaggtcctgcttgtgtgcttcccacaggcatctgtttggccactgcaacaggatgctggactattggCCTGTTCCAGTGACATAACATACAATATTTTAGCCTCTCTTTCAAATGGCATCATGTCTTATAAGAAAGAATTATATGAAGCACATAAGCAGCTGCCAATTACGCCAGGCTTTCAATTTGGTCACTGCAATTCTATTAAGAGATAGTGCTCCCCTGAACACCAAAGTTCAACTTGAAAATAAGTAATACAGATATCTGTAAAATGACTGGCTTCCAAGAACACTAAATTTGTATGGGGGGATTTAATACTGGGATTAGAACAATTCAATTATTGTGGTGCATTGGGAAAGACAAGCACAAAATTCACTTGGAACGCGTTACATTTCATGATTTAAACTACAAGAAACAGCAGAGCATAACAGCAAATAAAAACcagaagaatcaagaaaataggagtagtcaacatggtgcctttcagatggtttggactacagttcccatcagccccaggccgccagccaacatggtcaactGTCAGGTttcatgggacttgtagttcaaaacatcatgttggctatccctgcaaTAAAACCAGTTATTGTAGGCCTGGGCAAATAAAAAAGGGTCTTCACATGGTGCCAGCAAAGACATCAGACTTGACACTAGGAAAGCCCTTTCTCTGGCTGCTGCCCATCTAGCTTCAAAGTATGCATGAGTGTTGTGGGGAGACTCGGAGGGTGACATCCAGTAAAAATAATAGCCTTTGGGCAGTCTcatgcagcagaaaatggtcCTTCAGGTAGCTAGATCTTAAACCATTTAATGGTTTAAAGGTAATCATCAGCATTTTCTATTTTGCCCAGAAACCAGTGAAGTTGCTTCAGGACTGATGAAATACACTCCGTTTACTAGCTTTCAAGAAGTGTTCAAAGGCAGTTCTACATACTTCCTTCAATAGTCATGGAATAAAGAATGTTGGTTCTTCAGTTATTTGGCACTGTTCAATCATGACACAATGAGCAAATAAGAAGATGTATTTGAAGAAAAATAACTGTAGGGAATGAAATTATATTCTCCTTCAGACATGCCAGCAATCTGTTACAGAATAATTAAGAGTACAAAGAAAATGAGAACAACTGATTGGGTGTTTGCAAGGCAAAGTGAATGATGATATGAGACATGTTTTATGAGCAGTGGAAACATTACAGAATTTCTCAGCCTTACAGTCATTTTGTCACGCTAACTGATGAAACTTGAATTTTAACCAGCAGATGAGTATTAGATTAGTTAACACCAAAGGGACACCATTGACAAAATCTGATGGATAAGAAGATGCAGTTGGAAAGGGGACTTACATTTCTTATAGGATAGCGGTGTATGTACAGTGATTAACTTTCTTTGCCTATTgatttcattaaaatgcaaaataatttgATTATTTCTGAAGCTCTATAGCTATTCATTGTATGTCAAGCAAACAATTCCCAGTACCAAACAAACACTTAGACAATACCCTGTCAACTATTCTGCTTTCTTTCACTTTCATAAAGTATTATTTCACAAAATGAATCTAAAAGATATAATCAGGAGCCTCTCAGGATATTATCCAATGAAATAGTCCCATTTGCACAACAGAATTTCCCCTACATCTTCCTCTCCCCATCCACCCCCTAATCTGCTTCAGAGAGTTGGGAGAAATTCCCAGAATAGATTTGGGAGGACATGGTGGGGAGGAAAAGAGCAGTTACAGAAGAAGTTTTGCACAAACAGGACAACTTTGTTGAATACAACTCAGTTTCTTGTCAACAACTCAAGATAATACAGTAGGCTAAGTGCTGCTAAGTGTGAGCACCTTTGGGAGGacagatgggatataaatttaacaaacagATAACTAATGAACCCAGGATAGAATAATCCCTGCTCACAAACTTCTAGTCATTCATCTGGTCATCTGCAGTGAATTAAAATCAGCCTCCAGACACAGCAGTCTGGCAAGTCAGCCATGCTACAAAGTAATAACATATGCCCAaactggcttttttaaaaaaggtaacaagtaacatttacagtggtaccttggttcacaaatttaatccgttccagaagtctgttcttaaaccaaaacattCTTaagccaaggtgtgctttcccatagtagcaggggactcaatttacaaatggaacacactcaacaggaagcgaaacatgttctgcttccaaggcaaagttcacaaaccaaaacacctacttctgggtttgcagtgttcttaatccaagttgttcataaactaagctgttcttaaaccaaggtaccactgtacacttatttgcaaggctgcatGCAGCCATGAACTTCACTGGGTTACTTGCACAAGTTACTGTGTATATAATCCGCCTTTCAGGATTGTTGTGAAGTTAAACATTCATTCTGGCCTATTTTAATGAAGCGTggaatacaaatacaataacaaAAGATAACTGCTGATTTGGCACTCTTATGTACTTCTTATGTTCCTTCTAACTTCTGAAAACCAGCTTTTTACTACTATAAAACTTCAAGAAGCAATCACACTATAGTCTGAGCTACAAGAAATACCACTCCAAATTTGCACACAGGAAATACCAACATATTACACACAGGAATGGGGAACGTAATGCCTGACATCAGCTCAATACCAGTCTTTTATTAAAGAGGCTTTCAGTGCAGCCACAGAAGACAACATCACAGAACCAGGGTTTGCATTTCGCTAGTTGCCAGGTGCGTTTTGTGACAGGAGTGGGTCCAACTGCAActatgtggagatctctggatgccagattGGCAACTGACTTCTCCATCTGGCTGACTCCcaactttcttaagcaggtaagcagaaaagCCTTATTaagtgcatttatatcccacctttttctccaaggagtgcaTGGTTCACCCCATCCTCGGAATCCTTACAATgatcctgtgaggaaggttaagaGGCtataactggcccaaggtcacccagtgagcttcatgactgagtggggatttgaaccctgatctccaagGTCCTATtctgacactcttaaccactatagtCTGAGCTATAAGAAGTACCACTCCAAATTTGCATCATCATTTATAATATCTCCAGGAAATGCAAACATTTTACacacaggaatggggaacataATGCCTGACATCAGCTTAATACCAGTCTTTTGTTAAAGAGGCTTCCTAGAGCACTTCTACTATGGAGCAGCTATATAAAatttaagtaggtaaataaatacagtgtagggaaagcaaaatgtcacttaagagaaggatctgaaatattttccttgaaacttttatttgttttattctgcaCTGTTTTATTCGATGTTTTAATATGCTGAAAAGCGCTTCgggatttttttctttcaaatatgaagtggtatagaaatgaataaCAACAATAGTAAATTACATAAACCCCACACAAAaaatggcacctagacattctgtggCTGCGAccacaacctaggtttaaggtgccatttggtaatTAGCTTATATATATGGATTTCTAACACTTGACAGCATTGGGGAATCTTCCAACCAAGGCCTTCTTGTTTGGGCATGTTGTCAGGagttcatacagtggtgcctcgcaagacgaaattaattcgttccgcaagtctcttcgtcttgcggttttttcgtcttgcgatgcacggtttcccataggaatgcattgaaaatcaattaatgcgttcctagggaaaccgccttcagaccaggtccggggacagaccgtccccggacctcttctgaaggctgggggggggggacaagggcttttcttcccacccccagcattttaaaaaaccctgggacagcggacttctccgctgtctgggcgatcttaaaatgctggcgggcggcattttaaaatcgccccaggacagcggaggacttctccgctgtccgaggcgatttaaaagcccctgggaaggcaggcaggggggacaaagactttcgccccccgcccgccttcagaaggtgttcccgccccccccccgcccggcttcgcagcagcgctacgaagcccggcggctggggcaggtgttcccgcccccacaccccgcttcggagcagcgttccgaagcggggtggctggggcaggtgttcccgccccccgcccggcttcgcagcagcgctacgaagcccggcggctggggcaggtgttcccgccccccccaccccgcttcggagcagcgttccgaagcggggtggctggggcaggtgttcccgccccctgcccggcttcgcagcagcgctacgaagcccggcggctggggcaggtgttcctgccccccccacttcggagcagcgttccgaagcggggtggctggggcaggtgttcccgccccccacccggcttcgcagcagcgctacgaagcttGGCGGCTGAggcaggtgttcctgccccccccaccccgcttcggagcagcgttccgaagcggggtggctggggcaggtgttcccgccccccgcccggcttcgcagcagcgctacgaagcccggcggctggggcaggtgttcccgcccccccaccccacttcggagcagcgttccgaagcggggtggctggggcaggtgttcccgccccccgcccggcttcgcagcagcgctacgaagcccggcggctggggcaggtgttcccgcccccccaccccgcttcggagcagcgttccgaagcggggtggctggggcaggtgttcccgccccccgcccggcttcgcagcagcgctacgaagcccggcggctggggcaggtgttcccgtccccctgcccggcttcgcagcagcgctacgaagcccggcggctggggcaggtgttcccgcccccccaccccgcttcggagcagcgttccgaagcggggtggctggggcaggtgttcccgccccccgcccggcttcgcagcagcgctacgaagcccggcggctggggcaggtgttcccgcccccctgcccggcttcgcagcagcgctacgaagcccggcggctggggcaggtgttcccgcccccccaccccgcttcggagcaccgggagaagcgatctccccgcagccccttgcttcaaaagaggtccgggggcagacctcttttgaagcaaggggcggtggggagaagcgatctccccgccgccccttgcttcaaaagagaagacccgctgtccccggggcaagcttcgttttgcgaagcaagcccatagggaaattcatcttgcgaggcaactcgaaaacgaaaaaacctttcgttttgcgagtttttcgtctcgcgaggcgttcgtcttgcggggtaccactgtattgtatttcttttacattttatatACAACACTCTGTTTTAGAAGCACCACCACCTACTCCAAATTCCCAAGGTACGGTGGtggaactaaactaaactaataaATCACTAGATGGTTGTTACAGGTCTACAGAATTATATATTTTACTGTAGCTTCAGCGCAAAGGTTCATGCAAGGAAACCAGTTTCTTCAACCTGCACACAGATGGCAAAGCACACTATCCTTTAGTATAGGCCTTGCAGTCCAGTAAGCACTGATTAATGACCTCCAGTTACAATGGAGGCTACTTACTTTAACCACAAAATAATGAATGCTATTGATCCGACAAGCTACTGCTATAGAGTGTTATTGATCATCCAATCTTTTGTTAAAATGGCCCTCATTTAGCAGTTGCACTGTTGCAAACACCTGGAGCAAAGCATGCCTATAATTAAATAGCCTGGAAGAGTTAAATTGAGAGGTGATGGACAGATCTCAGCTCTCCCCCATTTAGTCCTGCTCCTGAGCTATTGTTTGTGTCAGGAAGGATATTGATTTTctataaaaataagaaaacaagagGCACAGAGGGGGTGCAGAAGGTCAGGCTGGGCTGAAGGAGGTGGGGGAGGCTGACACTCTGTCTCTGTCACTTGCCTTCTAGGAgtagggattccccccccccccaggcaaccTCTAATACATTAGCTCAACCGGGCTCTCAAGAGCTACTTCAGGCTATCACCAAACAAACTGCCCGTCAAAGGAGAAAATAAGTGAACAACAAAGAGGGAAACAAGTGGGTGGTCTGATAAGTCTAGTATTTAACAAGCCATGGAGTGCAGCAACTAAGGTGGTGATTCAGCATGGTGTTTTAGTTAGAATCAAGCACTACAAAGAAAAATCTATTTAGCGTTACCAAAAGGAAGTTAAGATATACTTAGCAAGTCTAAAAGACCTGAATCAATTTTGTTAGCCCTACTAATAGAAGTACAAATTTACTGTTCCTATGAACATTGGTTGGCTACAATTTTACTATTGTCCCTCCAAAACATCCCTGTGTCAGCCTTACAAATGGCAACAAAAGCATTTGACAGCACAAAGCTTtgaactgcaatcctaaacaccctTCTAGAAAGTAGgttccattgaacacagtggaacttacttctgagtatataaGCACAGGATTGTGATATAAATTAATGCAAGAACTCAGCTAATGTCCTGCCTGGAAAGAACACAATTgctactaaaaaaaaaatatctaaacaTTAAAGGCTCCATTTCTACAGTGGTCCTATTTCTTGTGAGGTTGTGGacgggttttaaagcagaggtgtgATGGTCATTTGTCTTGGttgctttagttgacattcctacactgcagggggttggactagatcagtgtttcccaaccttgggtctccagctgctgttggactacaattcccatcacccctgaccattggtcttgctagcaagggatgatgggagttgtagtccaaaaacagctggagacccaaggttgggaaacactggactagatgacccttggagtccctttctATTATTCACAACTCTACTGCAATCATCAGCATGTACCGTTAATTTGTATGCCCTTTCTTTGGAGGATTTTGCTCCAAGTAGTTCACAGCTTGTCAAATGAAATACAGTATGTTATAGCAATATGCACTACACAGCTACATGATACAAGAGAAAGGCCTAGACATCTCACCATTCTGACATGTTTTCATCAGAGCCTTGTTTCTGTTCATCTGCTTCACATTCCATCCTCTCATTTCTTCCCCCTTTGTTGAGGAAGGCTCTCGTCTCTGCCGACTCACAAAGTCCTCGGCTTGATGATGTCCAAGGAGCATTCTCCTTCCAACGTGACAAGCGCTGCTTCTTAGCAGATTTGAACCTGCAACCCTTCTCATAACTCCATTCAGATACTCTGAGTTTTTGCTGGAGGCTAGCAGCCACCTCTGAAGTCACACGCTTAACTTTTCGGCGGCGCCTTAGCGGCCGGCAAGGTGCATTCTCAGTGAATGAGTCTGACTCGTGCCACGAGTGCTGCTTACTTCTCAGAGTTGCACTGAGCGTTGGATGGCGTTTGGCTACTGCCATGTCATCTGAGTCACTGAAGTTAGCAGTCAGCACTTCCCggcagtcctcaacaacttcatcCAGGCTGGATTCAGATGCTCCACTGTAGCAACAAGCATGCTCTGCTTGGTGTGTTAGGTCTGAACGCCGTTTGCGTCCTCGCCTTTTGCGAAGCTGCCGTCGCTGCTGCCTTGGGCTAAGAGTCATTTCTTCCCACAGCTCATCCAGCTTGTTCTGTTCAGAAGTCTGCTCAAGGGCTGAGGCCAAATCATGCACCAATTCATCCATGGGCAATGTCTGCCAAAATAAAAGTAAACAATTAGAACTAGCCATCATGTTAGAACATAAAATTCACATCATGTACTTTCAGCCTAGTAACCAATGCACATCTACCAAAAACTGTTTTTGATTCTATACCACAATTGtggcttgcctttttaaaaattcttcacCTTTCCAGCTAAAGGTACTGAAGTGTACTTTGCCTCAAACACACCCCAAGACTACTTTTCTACTTAAGGAAACATGGGGAAAGAAAACTGACCCCAAAAACTCCTCACAGGAAAGAAAAGCTCTGTTCAGTCTCTCCATGACAAGTAGGAACTACGGCCCAAGGAGCCTTACGAAACCATTTCAGCTATATAACCAGGCTGTACGAGTAACCTGGATGAAGTACTGTACACAACAAGAGTTATCACATCTCAGTCTAATATATCCGATGGGTTCGCTGCAAGAATAAGTGAAGTGAAACAATGTTCACCACCCTAAGCTGCTTTGAGGAAGTGTGTGGTGGGATTGTGATCCCATCTGGCACCCTGTAGTCTTTAGAACCGTTTTTATCACTACACGTACGTGACCATCCATAAAGCATGCCACATATAGTATCAAAAAAGAGATGGCTAGCAAACTTGTTACAAGAGACAAGTTAAGAAATAATTTTCGGTTTGCAACGCTGCTCCTAACTTGCTCTTACATCCATTTCACCCGGCCTGCCACTTTGCATTAGCGTTTGGTGAGAGAATGGAAACAGGAGAGGCTATTCCTTTTTCCTAACCCTCATTCTTATCCCAGCTGCTGCCTGAACCCTAACGGGCAGGCAGCCCCAGGTTCGCTCCCTAGCAAGgacacctgcctgaaacccaggaggatGGCCGCTGACAGCCAATGCAGGCAACGCCAGCTACTTCCCTGCTTACCTTCTCCTTCAGAAACTGCCTCCCCCTTCAGCAGGATGGCACCGAATACCAGCGAATGGCGAGCAACAATAGGAAAGGGGCCTATTGTCCTCGTGTCTCTGCCTGCGTCGACGGGACGGCGAGATGGGCGGACTCGACGGGAGCCCAACAGTCTTCCCTGCGCGGCGGCCGCCTCCGTAAACAACCACCGCACCCCGCCCGCCTGCTCGGGCTGCCTCCCCTGAAGCACCAAGGGCCTCTTCGCTCTACCCAGCCCGgccggcctccccccccccctttcctccctcgcCCGTTTCCGCAGTTCGGCCTCGCCTTCCGGAGACTTCGCCCCCGGCCCTTTCCGACGGCTTACCCGGCTCCCGCGACGGCCTCTCAGGCCTCATCCACTCCTCACCACAGCCGCCTCTTCCGTAGGCCTCTCCAACTCGGCGCCGAGTCCGTTCCACACGCCACTTCCGGTCCTCGGAGCGGAGATCTGCGGGCGAACGGGGTGGGGGTCAGAACGTCACTTCCTCCCCTTGCAGAAGCGGTGACGTCACACCCCTGACCGGCTtcgtctctctcgctctctcggaCGCCGCAGTGCCTCGGCTgaggcgggaggaggaggggacGGTGCTGAGCGggtttcctcctcttccccacttGCCTGTCATGTCCAGACATCCTTGGGGTGGCTTCCGCGCGGAGCTAGAAGGcggcagcccagcccagcagcaTCCCCCTGTGAGGGAGGTGGGGCTCTGTCCTT
The Podarcis muralis chromosome 1, rPodMur119.hap1.1, whole genome shotgun sequence DNA segment above includes these coding regions:
- the GPATCH2L gene encoding G patch domain-containing protein 2-like isoform X2 → MDELVHDLASALEQTSEQNKLDELWEEMTLSPRQQRRQLRKRRGRKRRSDLTHQAEHACCYSGASESSLDEVVEDCREVLTANFSDSDDMAVAKRHPTLSATLRSKQHSWHESDSFTENAPCRPLRRRRKVKRVTSEVAASLQQKLRVSEWSYEKGCRFKSAKKQRLSRWKENAPWTSSSRGLCESAETRAFLNKGGRNERMECEADEQKQGSDENMSECETSSVCSSSDTGLFTNDEGRQGDDEQSDWFYEGECVSGFTVPNLLPKWGTDRQSDMERMDSSLEKISDPTFLLPSRPATRGFHARLNRLPSVPTRYLRKGRRRLVSKETIMSAMGTERISHIIGDSCQKDFWLPSMGMRDRNQFNPLSPLYSLDVLADASHRRCSPAHCTARQTNIHLGPPCSRDIKRKRKPVMATASLSSPTSALSIHIDTSDPGPPVPHSQRHQN
- the GPATCH2L gene encoding G patch domain-containing protein 2-like isoform X4, producing MDELVHDLASALEQTSEQNKLDELWEEMTLSPRQQRRQLRKRRGRKRRSDLTHQAEHACCYSGASESSLDEVVEDCREVLTANFSDSDDMAVAKRHPTLSATLRSKQHSWHESDSFTENAPCRPLRRRRKVKRVTSEVAASLQQKLRVSEWSYEKGCRFKSAKKQRLSRWKENAPWTSSSRGLCESAETRAFLNKGGRNERMECEADEQKQGSDENMSECETSSVCSSSDTGLFTNDEGRQGDDEQSDWFYEGECVSGFTVPNLLPKWGTDRQSDMERMDSSLEKISDPTFLLPSRPATRGFHARLNRLPSVPTRYLRKGRRRLVSKFNPLSPLYSLDVLADASHRRCSPAHCTARQTNIHLGPPCSRDIKRKRKPVMATASLSSPTSAALSIHIDTSDPGPPVPHSQRHQN
- the GPATCH2L gene encoding G patch domain-containing protein 2-like isoform X5, producing the protein MDELVHDLASALEQTSEQNKLDELWEEMTLSPRQQRRQLRKRRGRKRRSDLTHQAEHACCYSGASESSLDEVVEDCREVLTANFSDSDDMAVAKRHPTLSATLRSKQHSWHESDSFTENAPCRPLRRRRKVKRVTSEVAASLQQKLRVSEWSYEKGCRFKSAKKQRLSRWKENAPWTSSSRGLCESAETRAFLNKGGRNERMECEADEQKQGSDENMSECETSSVCSSSDTGLFTNDEGRQGDDEQSDWFYEGECVSGFTVPNLLPKWGTDRQSDMERMDSSLEKISDPTFLLPSRPATRGFHARLNRLPSVPTRYLRKGRRRLVSKFLVAVNGNERSQPVQSAISSLFFGCSC
- the GPATCH2L gene encoding G patch domain-containing protein 2-like isoform X1; the protein is MDELVHDLASALEQTSEQNKLDELWEEMTLSPRQQRRQLRKRRGRKRRSDLTHQAEHACCYSGASESSLDEVVEDCREVLTANFSDSDDMAVAKRHPTLSATLRSKQHSWHESDSFTENAPCRPLRRRRKVKRVTSEVAASLQQKLRVSEWSYEKGCRFKSAKKQRLSRWKENAPWTSSSRGLCESAETRAFLNKGGRNERMECEADEQKQGSDENMSECETSSVCSSSDTGLFTNDEGRQGDDEQSDWFYEGECVSGFTVPNLLPKWGTDRQSDMERMDSSLEKISDPTFLLPSRPATRGFHARLNRLPSVPTRYLRKGRRRLVSKETIMSAMGTERISHIIGDSCQKDFWLPSMGMRDRNQFNPLSPLYSLDVLADASHRRCSPAHCTARQTNIHLGPPCSRDIKRKRKPVMATASLSSPTSAALSIHIDTSDPGPPVPHSQRHQN
- the GPATCH2L gene encoding G patch domain-containing protein 2-like isoform X3 — its product is MDELVHDLASALEQTSEQNKLDELWEEMTLSPRQQRRQLRKRRGRKRRSDLTHQAEHACCYSGASESSLDEVVEDCREVLTANFSDSDDMAVAKRHPTLSATLRSKQHSWHESDSFTENAPCRPLRRRRKVKRVTSEVAASLQQKLRVSEWSYEKGCRFKSAKKQRLSRWKENAPWTSSSRGLCESAETRAFLNKGGRNERMECEADEQKQGSDENMSECETSSVCSSSDTGLFTNDEGRQGDDEQSDWFYEGECVSGFTVPNLLPKWGTDRQSDMERMDSSLEKISDPTFLLPSRPATRGFHARLNRLPSVPTRYLRKGRRRLVSKETIMSAMGTERISHIIGDSCQKDFWLPSMGMRDRNQFNPLSPLYSLDVLADASHRRCSPAHCTARQTNIHLGPPCSRDIKRKRKPVMATASLSSPTSDTSDPGPPVPHSQRHQN
- the GPATCH2L gene encoding G patch domain-containing protein 2-like isoform X6 is translated as MDELVHDLASALEQTSEQNKLDELWEEMTLSPRQQRRQLRKRRGRKRRSDLTHQAEHACCYSGASESSLDEVVEDCREVLTANFSDSDDMAVAKRHPTLSATLRSKQHSWHESDSFTENAPCRPLRRRRKVKRVTSEVAASLQQKLRVSEWSYEKGCRFKSAKKQRLSRWKENAPWTSSSRGLCESAETRAFLNKGGRNERMECEADEQKQGSDENMSECETSSVCSSSDTGLFTNDEGRQGDDEQSDWFYEGECVSGFTVPNLLPKWGTDRQSDMERMDSSLEKISDPTFLLPSRPATRGFHARLNRLPSVPTRYLRKGRRRLVSKETIMSAMGTERISHIIGDSCQKDFWLPSMGMRDRNQFNPLSPLYSLDVLADASHRRCSPAHCTARQTNIHLGPPCSRDIKRKRKPVMATASLSSPTSEMSDEERLVPLCRCINTHQGPAPGTKSRYCIHLLSDSSPP